A region from the Halosolutus gelatinilyticus genome encodes:
- a CDS encoding MogA/MoaB family molybdenum cofactor biosynthesis protein, whose amino-acid sequence MTEHETNGTDAAAGASEALCAGVVTIADERDLESDEAGEAVVERLERAGHEIALRDHVGCGYDKVQSIVERMIERNDVDLVLTAGATSVEPDDVTLEAVEPLLEKKLTAFDEVFTMLGYEQVGTRIVAARTLAGISDSVPVFCLPGHPDAVALAIDEIILPEGAAIVDLAREDETAEEEADGDRGGDDGA is encoded by the coding sequence ATGACCGAACACGAGACGAACGGGACCGATGCGGCGGCCGGTGCGAGCGAGGCGCTCTGTGCCGGCGTCGTCACGATCGCCGACGAGCGGGATCTCGAGTCGGACGAGGCCGGCGAAGCCGTCGTCGAACGCCTCGAGCGCGCGGGCCACGAGATCGCTCTCCGCGACCACGTCGGGTGCGGGTACGACAAGGTGCAGTCGATCGTCGAACGGATGATCGAGCGGAACGACGTCGATCTCGTTCTCACGGCCGGCGCGACGAGCGTCGAACCCGACGACGTCACGCTCGAGGCGGTCGAACCGCTGCTCGAGAAAAAACTGACGGCGTTCGACGAGGTGTTCACGATGCTCGGGTACGAACAGGTCGGCACGCGCATCGTCGCGGCGCGAACCCTCGCGGGAATCTCGGATTCGGTGCCGGTGTTCTGTCTCCCCGGCCACCCCGACGCGGTCGCGCTCGCGATCGACGAGATCATCCTTCCCGAAGGTGCCGCGATCGTCGACCTCGCGCGCGAAGACGAGACCGCCGAGGAAGAGGCCGACGGAGATCGAGGCGGAGACGACGGCGCCTGA
- a CDS encoding zinc-binding dehydrogenase — protein sequence MDAVKITEHGDTDVIEYGEHPDPDVDRDEVLVDVKAAALNHLDIWVRRGLPTLDLEMPHVPGSDAAGIVAETGPDVTRFEEGDRVALAAGVNCGHCEFCRSGDPTLCRRFHIIGEHVPGVHAEYAAIPEENLIPVPEDVDWTTAGSACLVFQTAWRMLIDRADIDPGEKVLVLGASGGVGHAALQIADYAGAEVYATGSSQEKLDYAREHGADHVVDYEAENFASWVREQTGGRGVDVVVDYIGAATWRDSIKSLAKNGRLVTCGGTTGGNPETDIPRIFWNQLHVIGSTMGTPGQVDEVMDLVWDGTFEPAIREVLPMSETPRAHEIIENREGFGKVVVRPDSEL from the coding sequence ATGGACGCGGTCAAGATCACGGAACACGGCGACACGGACGTCATCGAGTACGGCGAGCACCCCGACCCCGATGTCGATCGGGACGAGGTGCTGGTCGACGTCAAAGCGGCGGCGCTCAACCACCTCGACATCTGGGTCCGCCGCGGACTGCCGACGCTCGACCTCGAGATGCCCCACGTCCCGGGCAGCGACGCGGCGGGGATCGTCGCGGAAACGGGTCCCGACGTCACTCGGTTCGAGGAGGGCGATCGGGTCGCGCTCGCCGCCGGCGTGAACTGCGGTCACTGCGAGTTCTGCCGATCGGGCGATCCGACGCTCTGTCGGCGCTTTCATATCATCGGCGAGCACGTCCCGGGCGTCCACGCCGAGTACGCCGCGATCCCCGAGGAGAACCTGATCCCGGTTCCCGAGGACGTCGACTGGACCACCGCCGGTTCGGCCTGCCTGGTGTTCCAGACCGCCTGGCGGATGCTGATCGATCGGGCCGACATCGACCCCGGCGAGAAGGTGCTCGTGCTGGGTGCGAGCGGCGGCGTCGGCCACGCCGCGCTCCAGATCGCCGACTACGCGGGCGCGGAGGTGTACGCGACCGGCAGCAGTCAGGAGAAACTCGACTACGCCCGCGAGCACGGCGCGGACCACGTCGTCGACTACGAGGCGGAGAACTTCGCGAGCTGGGTCCGCGAGCAGACGGGCGGGCGCGGCGTCGACGTCGTCGTCGACTACATCGGCGCGGCGACCTGGCGCGACTCGATCAAGAGCCTCGCGAAGAACGGCCGGCTGGTCACCTGCGGCGGAACGACCGGCGGCAACCCCGAGACCGACATCCCGCGGATCTTCTGGAACCAGCTCCACGTCATCGGATCGACGATGGGAACGCCCGGTCAGGTCGACGAGGTCATGGACCTCGTCTGGGACGGCACGTTCGAGCCCGCGATCCGCGAAGTGTTGCCGATGAGCGAGACGCCCCGGGCCCACGAGATCATCGAGAACCGCGAGGGCTTCGGAAAGGTCGTCGTCCGGCCGGATAGCGAGCTGTAG